One Triticum dicoccoides isolate Atlit2015 ecotype Zavitan chromosome 4B, WEW_v2.0, whole genome shotgun sequence genomic window carries:
- the LOC119290718 gene encoding protein disulfide isomerase-like 5-1 isoform X2 produces MDPARRSRLPTHLLLVAVTLLAALAARSGAEVITLTEETFSDKIKEKDTVWFVQFCVPWCKHCKSLGTLWEDLGKVIEGTDEIEIGKVDCGASKPVCSKVDIHSYPTFKVFYDGEEVAKYKGPRDVEALKTFVLKEAEKAGEVRLEDEI; encoded by the exons ATGGATCCGGCGCGCCGCTCCCGCCTCCCTACCCACCTCCTGCTGGTGGCCGTGACGTTACTCGCGGCCCTGGCCGCGCGATCCGGCGCCGAGGTCATCACCCTCACCGAagagaccttctccgacaag ATAAAGGAGAAGGACACAGTGTGGTTTGTGCAATTCTGCGTCCCTTGGTGTAAGCACTG CAAGAGCCTAGGAACTCTTTGGGAGGACCTTGGGAAGGTTATTGAAGGTACGGATGAAATTGAGATCGGAAAAGTTGATTGCGGTGCAAGCAAACCAGTCTGCTCAAAGGTGGACATTCATTCATACCCAACATTCAAGGTGTTCTATGATGGCGAAGAAGTTGCAAAATATAAAG GGCCTAGGGACGTGGAGGCTCTCAAGACCTTTGTGTTGAAGGAAGCTGAGAAAGCAGGAGAGGTGAGGCTTGAAGATGAGATATAG
- the LOC119290718 gene encoding protein disulfide isomerase-like 5-1 isoform X1: protein MDPARRSRLPTHLLLVAVTLLAALAARSGAEVITLTEETFSDKIKEKDTVWFVQFCVPWCKHCKSLGTLWEDLGKVIEGTDEIEIGKVDCGASKPVCSKVDIHSYPTFKVFYDGEEVAKYKGPRDVEALKTFVLKEAEKAGERGTIHQLFKTLAPR from the exons ATGGATCCGGCGCGCCGCTCCCGCCTCCCTACCCACCTCCTGCTGGTGGCCGTGACGTTACTCGCGGCCCTGGCCGCGCGATCCGGCGCCGAGGTCATCACCCTCACCGAagagaccttctccgacaag ATAAAGGAGAAGGACACAGTGTGGTTTGTGCAATTCTGCGTCCCTTGGTGTAAGCACTG CAAGAGCCTAGGAACTCTTTGGGAGGACCTTGGGAAGGTTATTGAAGGTACGGATGAAATTGAGATCGGAAAAGTTGATTGCGGTGCAAGCAAACCAGTCTGCTCAAAGGTGGACATTCATTCATACCCAACATTCAAGGTGTTCTATGATGGCGAAGAAGTTGCAAAATATAAAG GGCCTAGGGACGTGGAGGCTCTCAAGACCTTTGTGTTGAAGGAAGCTGAGAAAGCAGGAGAG AGGGGTACTATACATCAGCTTTTCAAAACTTTGGCACCAAGGTGA